One window from the genome of Oreochromis niloticus isolate F11D_XX linkage group LG20, O_niloticus_UMD_NMBU, whole genome shotgun sequence encodes:
- the ptges3a gene encoding prostaglandin E synthase 3 isoform X2, with protein MQPAAAKWYDRRDSVFIEFCVEDSKDVQVNFDKSKFSFSCVSGTDDIKHQNAVELFGEIDPKESKHRRTDRSVLCCLRKAEPGKSWPRLTKDKAKCNWLSVDFNNWKDWEDDSDEDLSSFDKFSEMMNSMGGDDLPDLDGADDEHESADSDDEKMPDLE; from the exons at GCAGCCTGCAGCAGCCAAGTGGTATGACAGACGAGACTCTGTCTTTATAGAGTTTTGCGTGGAGGACAGTAAAGATGTGCAAGTAAACTTTGACAAGTCAAAATTCAGTTTCAG CTGTGTCAGTGGAACAGATGATATCAAACACCAGAATGCAGTGGAGCTTTTTGGGGAGATTGACCCTAAA GAATCCAAACACAGACGCACTGACAggtctgtgttgtgttgtttacGAAAAGCAGAGCCTGGGAAGTCATGGCCAAGACTTACCAAAGACAAGGCAAAG TGCAACTGGCTAAGTGTGGATTTCAATAATTGGAAAGACTGGGAAGATGACTCAGATGAGGACTTGTCAAGTTTTGATAAATTCTCAGAG ATGATGAATAGCATGGGTGGGGATGATCTACCAGATTTAGATGGAGCAGATGATGAG CACGAGTCTGCAGACAGCGATGATGAAA
- the ptges3a gene encoding prostaglandin E synthase 3 isoform X1, with translation MHRQPAAAKWYDRRDSVFIEFCVEDSKDVQVNFDKSKFSFSCVSGTDDIKHQNAVELFGEIDPKESKHRRTDRSVLCCLRKAEPGKSWPRLTKDKAKCNWLSVDFNNWKDWEDDSDEDLSSFDKFSEMMNSMGGDDLPDLDGADDEHESADSDDEKMPDLE, from the exons ATGCATAGGCAGCCTGCAGCAGCCAAGTGGTATGACAGACGAGACTCTGTCTTTATAGAGTTTTGCGTGGAGGACAGTAAAGATGTGCAAGTAAACTTTGACAAGTCAAAATTCAGTTTCAG CTGTGTCAGTGGAACAGATGATATCAAACACCAGAATGCAGTGGAGCTTTTTGGGGAGATTGACCCTAAA GAATCCAAACACAGACGCACTGACAggtctgtgttgtgttgtttacGAAAAGCAGAGCCTGGGAAGTCATGGCCAAGACTTACCAAAGACAAGGCAAAG TGCAACTGGCTAAGTGTGGATTTCAATAATTGGAAAGACTGGGAAGATGACTCAGATGAGGACTTGTCAAGTTTTGATAAATTCTCAGAG ATGATGAATAGCATGGGTGGGGATGATCTACCAGATTTAGATGGAGCAGATGATGAG CACGAGTCTGCAGACAGCGATGATGAAA